The genomic stretch GGGGGGTGTCGGGTACCAGGTCTCCATTCCGCTGTCGACCTACGGCGAGATGGGAGAGCCCGGGAGCCGGGTGGAGCTGCATGTCCACACGCACGTCCGCGAGGACGCCCTGGCGCTCTTCGGCTTTCACACCCGCTTCGAGAAGGACGTGTTCACGCGTCTCCTGGCCGTGAGCGGCATCGGGCCGCGGACGGCCCTCGCCGTCCTCTCCGGCCTCGGAGCGCAGGACCTCATCGAGGCCGTGCGGGGGCGCGACGTGACCCGATTGTCGTCGGTGCCGGGAGTCGGACGGAAGACGGCCGAGAGGATGGTCGTCGACCTGGCCGACCGAATCGATTCCCTGGCGGCCCGGGCGGACGGCGGCGGGCGCGCCGGCGGGAACGGAACCTCCGATTCCGACGTACGCCAGGATCTGGTCTCGGCGCTCGTGAACCTCGGCTACAATGTCCGGGTCGCCGCCGATGCGGCGGGCCGCGTCCTCGAGAGTCCGCGGGCGACGCCTCCACCGTTTCACGCCCTGCTGCGCGAGACCCTCAAGATCCTCTCGCGCTGATCGGCTCCACCGGCGCGCTCCGTCCGGAAGGCGTCGCCGGCTCGACCTCCCGGGAGGGCTGACGTTGCACAAGGAACCGGAGCGTCCGCGCCCCAGGGGAAGGCGCCCGACCGTCATTCCGGCGCCCCCCACGGGCCGCGATGGGGATGACAGACTGCTCGATCCGACGCCCCAGGTCGACGACCGGGGCGCCGATCTCACCCTGCGCCCCCGATCGCTCGATGAGTATGTGGGCCAGGAGAAGATGAAGGCCAACTTGCGGGTCTTCATCAGGGCCGCTCTGGGTCGCAAGGAGCCGCTC from Candidatus Polarisedimenticolia bacterium encodes the following:
- the ruvA gene encoding Holliday junction branch migration protein RuvA translates to MIARLCGTLVDKQPGTAVVDVGGVGYQVSIPLSTYGEMGEPGSRVELHVHTHVREDALALFGFHTRFEKDVFTRLLAVSGIGPRTALAVLSGLGAQDLIEAVRGRDVTRLSSVPGVGRKTAERMVVDLADRIDSLAARADGGGRAGGNGTSDSDVRQDLVSALVNLGYNVRVAADAAGRVLESPRATPPPFHALLRETLKILSR